A segment of the Lolium perenne isolate Kyuss_39 chromosome 3, Kyuss_2.0, whole genome shotgun sequence genome:
tgctggtgcaagggcgtgccacctgacctatacctggtcaggaaggtgatggatttgcttcgcttagtttcctgcatggcatacacgtaaacattaaatacgagcctcgatcggctctcaggttgtcctgtgaatcggctcaaggagccgatccacccatggttcgtatgaggtctacgatcatggtggtcctgcttgatcaatataaagctaaaacgacctacgacgatttagggttttcaccacataatcggaacgtcctacgcgtgattgagcctggcagccacgcacggtgataataaaccaaccctagacaaagcctaaaaaccaacacgaagttgatccccggaacgtcttgtctagggctagcaaactataccctacgtgctactggatccttcaacccgtttgcaaggcctaactatgcagatattaaactaatccttgaagaacaaggagcaattataacagatcggatctactaaacatggatcaagcaaggtgccgcccctacgcctaagataggtgtaagggcggctagacgtttaagggttgcatggacaaaagcatgtatcgcggtaaaacaatgctaaccctaacacatctacgataactacgttgctcgccatcaacaaggcttcagcacgagcaacgcatgaacgacgaataaacgtatactgcctagatcgcaagatagcagcatgatgcttacccggaagaaaccctcgaaacaaaggggttggcgatgcgcctagattggtttgtgatgaacgtgattgttgtttttctcaataaccctagatacatatttatagtccgtagactttgtaacgtgggaataatcccaaccgtgcacgagctaaactctaactaaccgacacgtatcctactatgcttacagatacaagggcaaattagcccaaacttcgtgtacaaggccgcttcatgtatatcttccatgtatattctttaagcccatcttaattacggcccatctctgatccggtcaaattctggtgataacagatagaTCTACGATTTTGTTAAGCTTTGAGTGGTTTTTATCCAGAATTACCTCATCATATGGCCAAGTTACTAGGATTTAACTATACTGTGGAATGTAAGAGAGACAAAGAAATCAGAGTTGCAGATGCCCTCTCGATAGTAAAACTGAAGCTTCTCTGTTTGCGTCGTTGCTGGCCTTCCTGGCGCTCTGTATGTCTAGCCGTGTTGCGGTTGATGTAAAGGTTTTCGCCCGATTTTCCTCCAATAAACTGAGCAGTTCAGAGTTCTCCTGCTATCATTAAAAAAATAGCCATCTTGGATAACTGAAGTAGTACAACGTTATGAAACAGATGACAAATGCAAATCCCTCCTTGCAAAACAGGCACTTGACCCAAATAGTAAACCAACTTACACACTCAGGCATGGAATACTAAGATGCAACACCAGAATAGTTACCTTTTTTGCAGATCCAGCAATTAAAACCAAACCCATACCAACATTTCACTCCTTTGAGCTAGGTGGACACTCAGGTGAAAGGGCTACATACCAAAGATTGCATCTTATTTTCTATTGGCCATCTATGAGGCAGGAAATGGCACAGTTCAGCCAATATGCCAAATATATAAACCAGAACACATCAATTGATGCGGGAAAATCCAACCCTTACCAATTCATGACATGGCTTGGACTCATACTAGCATGGACCTAGTTTTTTTTTCAAGAACATGCAAAAGGCTTGCATGTCTTCCATGTTAAGATAGAAAGAGAGTTGATTACAAGATTATGGTCCTAAGACCGATCACATGCGATCAGGTCTCACTCCACTGACGGCATAGAGATCTAGCTATCTCCTGATAACCCACACAACCCCGCTTTCTTCCGCTGCTCGAATTCTTCAGAAATCATTCGGAAAACCTCCCCAGGCAGCATTGCAAACTTGTAAAAAACTCGGTTGTTCCTCTCCAGCCACAGTCGCCTAGCCACGAGAATTACGAGCGCGTTCAGGTCTTGCCGGAGCGAGGGAGGGCACTCTCCCCCATAGAGCTCCACCACGAATTGAAATCCGCCGACGCCTCCGTAGTTAGGCGGTGAAGCATGTACTTCAGGAGCAGGGTCTACCAAATCTCGCGTGAGAAGGAACACTGCCGTCTCCGGCTCTTGGCAGCAGAGGGCACGAGCACTTGGGTGTTGCAAGCCTCTTCACTGGAGCCTATCAGTCGTCCACAATCTGCATTGCATGGAGAATCAGAGGTGCAATTTGTGAACCAGCGGGGCTCCAGCCTTCCAAAGAttcacaaagtatgcaaactttatTGCCCTGGAGCATCTAATTACAGTCAAGATTGTGGCAAAATCATTTACTGACAATATATTCAAACTGCACTGCATCCCCTTGGCGATTGTCACAAACATGGGCACAATATTTACAATCCATTTATGTCAAGATCTTTCCAAGGCACTAGGAATTAAGCTACACATGAGTACACATCCTACCACCCTTTACCCTTAGACAGATGGCCAAAGTGAGAGGGTGAATAAATGTTTGGAAACCTATCTACAATGCATGTCCTTAAAAAATCCGAGAAAGTGGCATTCTTGGGACGCTGCCCATGTGAGCTCAAAAACAACGCCGGCCCCTAAATCTCTATCAGGACTGCTATAGAGACCGTCCGTGAAGATGCTCTAAATAACAGAACCATGCCGGGACGCGCTGGTGGTTTCTCGTAGATGGTCAGTTGCTTCACCGCCTTCATGCATGTCAATGTCTGGACGCCGTACGATCACGCTGTCCACTCAGGCCCACTGAATCGAGTTGTCCTCGTTAGCTCCCTCTTTGATCGTCGCAATTGATCTCGTTGATCCGCTGATCCGCTCTTGAGAATCTCCAGCTCTTGTTTCTTCCGTGCTTGAGCGGTATAGGCAATAGGTGGGTCCATGACATGATCCCTCTTGACACCTCGTATTGGATGGTCACTGCGATTGGGTGGGCACGTAGAGCACCGCTCGAACAATTGTTTGCATCGCAAAGCATGTATCAAGCCGTGCTCAAATTGGTCTTGCTCTTTGTCTTCTCTGATAACGGTAACCGCCATAGAAGTTACACCGCTGCTTGGTTGGTAAAGGGGCCACAGGAAGCTGGATCCGGTGGTCCCATTCTGAGAAACCACCagcctgcttcttcttcttccgttGGTCGTCCTTGGTAGTGTTGTACTTGTAGAGACAGTCACCTAGTCTATAGCAAAGCATCCCGTCACGGGCATCATGCCAGGGGCTCCTCTTCCGTAGATGACTTTTGCGAATGTCATCATCATCCACATAGAAGGTGTAGCATAGTTCCCACCTGACATGTAACATCCCGTCGTTCGTCCATGGCGGCATGACCCAGAAGTGGAGAAGATGCTGGCCAATAAAGTGTACGGCAACGTACAACCGCCCCCACATCTCAAAGAGATGCACCTCTGCCTCGACCTCCCTTGTGAACTCCTCCAGCAGGGGGAGGCGGTAGGTGTAGTGCGCCTCGCTCGCCACGTCGATCACCAGCATCATGTGAGGCACCTCGCGATCCCGGTGTTCCGTCAGCACATAGAGCTTGCCATCCACGAGGGCAGGTGGCGGGGAATAGTGGTCGTATAGTGCGCGATTCAAGAACATTTGTGGGTGCTGCCGCCATGATCCGGCATCGTCGCCCAAGGTGTACACATCCAAATAGCTGTACAATGTCTCCTCCCAATATACAGGTTTCTCGGAGGCGAGGCGGAATACCTTGTACTGCCGGGTGGACGGGCTGAACCCCATGGCGTACGTTTCGCAGAAGGTGATCTTGATCTTGGGTGGCGCTGGAATTTTCAGCTTCTCGCCGGTGATAGGGTTACACACGAACACCTGCCATTTTCCATCATCTGAtgtgaggaggaggaagccgttgCAGGCGCTGGCACAGTGGTAATCGGGAGCCAAGTCAGTGACCCGGCAGATGGGCTTCGCCGATGAGGCACTAAGGACGACCATGTCAAGCCCAATGCCGCGCCCGCGTATCTCCGTGACGGCCAACGCCTCGGCACCAGAGCCGGAGACGACATGGGCGGCTTGGACATGCTGGTCGACGAAGGAGGCGTCCGTCAGGATGCTGTGCCATTGCCTGCAGACGCAGCGGCATCGCCCGACGTCCCACGTCCGCAGCTTCAACAATATCTCACGCACAATCTCCTTTGCAATTGACTCCATGGTCCTGTCGCGGAACGAACACGACGACCCTCGTGGCATATTTATAACTACCTAGCCTGGAGAGCAAAGTCCTGAATTTATTTCCGAGTTGGACGAGGAGACCTTAATTGAGTAACCCTCTATAGCGTTGGACCGAACCCGAGTCGATTTCAGCATAATTAAGAAATTGATTTGCACATTCTGTCGTAGCATCAAGAAATCGATTTCAGTCCTCAAATTCCATTTCCCCCCTTTGTTGCCTGCAGGGGCTAGGTAGCAACGAGACATCTTAGTATCAACTAGCTAGGACGTGGCATGATTTGCACATTCTGTCGTTGCAACGTCGATCGAAATTGATCCCAAACTCAAGTTCCAAATATCTCTACGGGTTTACTGGAAATCTCGAAAATCAATCCAAGAGCTTTAGAGGTTGCGCCACATAATTGTCTTACCGTGCAGCACCACACAACCTCTCTCAGATTCTCACACACAGTTTAAggcaatttaaattttaaaatgctACGCGTATGCCACAGCTTCCCAGGAAGATATATATATAAGCTTAGTTCATTCTCAAGGTTTCTCACCCGTCGTTAGCGTTGGCCATAGATGCAGAGGTGAGGGGGTCATTTCGCTGCTAGAGGAACCGAGGAAGCACTACTTGATTGCATGGGCCTCGGCTGGAGGCAGGCCTGTTAATTGTTTTGTTAAGTCAGGTGAGTGTATACGGTGTAGTAAATTTATCTTCCAATTCTAAGGCACATAAGATTACATCCAGTCACGTACTCCCAGGCCCTCTTAACAAAGAAAAAAACATCTTGTCAACTAGCCAGCACTTATCACCAAACAGTATTGCCATATATTGTCACGAAAACATTGTTGTTATTCCACCTGATCCTCCTGTTTGAGAAAAAAAAAATCCACACCCTGCTACTTGAAAAAAAATCCTAGTCCTTCTAATTGGAAAAAAAATTCTGGCCTCCCCAATGTCTGGATCCTACCTCCACCGCTGCTTCGGCCAGAGTTGAAGGACCTCCCAGATGGTCGGCTGCCAGGAGGTTGACAGACCACTAGATCGTGGCCTTGGAGTATCCCACCGTAGGTACTCGAACAACTTGCCGCATCCAGCTGCTAGCCTCTTTTACGTCTTATTTACTTTTCTCGTATTCCCACCTCCAGGTTGTTTGGGGAATGAGGATGAAAGCGGTTTGGTGTTCACCTAGCCCCTCAAATCCTTTCAAATACTCTTCCAAAAAATATAATAGTATGATGAGGGTTCCCTGCATATCGATCAGGCTAGAACAGCACCATCGTTGCCGACGTGTACGTGTTCCCGTCGTATGGTACGTAAATACGCCAAGGCACACATGTTGGGTTGCTCCGTGCGACCGTGCCGTACCCACTGGTGGACGAGGAAGGTGCATCAGACATGGACAAAAAACGTACGGACCCATGCACGTGCGCGCGCGTCGATGGCTCGCAACCTGGTGTGATCGGATCCAGACCCTTGCTCCACCACACCCACGCGGATTGCCAGCACATGCGCGCGTTCGTGAATTTTTGTTTGGTTGGCCCCTGGCACACATGTCGAGGCGTAAGCTGGACGCACTCACGGTTACATCTCACGTTCCCGATTACACGAACACGATGAACCTAGCTAGTAGAGTAATACTGTACGTACGTGTACAGGCAATCAGGGAGTAACAAGTGATCTTCCAAGATCGTCGGTTCAAGTGCCAAAACACAACTCAGAACCAAAAAAAACCCAGCCCCCAGTGTGTTGCACCCTAGGGCGACACTACGCGCCGCCACAGCTCCCTGCTGCTGCTGCCACCGGCACTCGCCGCGGTGGCCGGCCCAGCCTCCGAAGGTGGTCTGTGGTGGTGGTTGCCAGGGATATGGCCGGCATGGTTGCTAGGGCAGTGTTGGCCGGCGCGACATCGTGTAGTGATCAGGGCGGCACCCCTGGTTGGGGAGGTGGCAGAGGTCCTCTCCCACCGGCGCCATGACCGGCGGTGGAGGTGCAGGGCAGAGGCGGGTGGTGGTGGAAACCCTATATCTCGATATGAGTGTCTTTCATGGCATATGTGTTTagttccatggtgaagtcagtcaCGGAGAATATCATGGAAGGCGAGATCTATGGACTAGTAATGGTGGTTCGAGTCCTGGTGGAGCTTTTGGGTTGGTGATTTATGAGTTGGAGCTGTGGCATCGACAAGTGGGGGCGAAAGCACATGACAAATTCAGAGTCTAAACttgcagggtgaaaacccaaggtatagccataattggttgtgtctggcatAATCTTGTTGAGGGCATTGTTTTGGGAGTGCGGTTGTTTTCCTAGGTGAAACCTATGATCTATGGCCAGCAACGACGTTGCTTGTGCACTGTTCTTTTCTTGGAAGCGTCTCTTTTGGAGATGACGGATTAATAGTGCTATCCTAGTGGTGTTTGGCCCGCTGCTACAACGAATAAATCATTGTAGCGAGACTTTTCTTTACGtaattttttcttttttagttGTGTGCAGTATTGCCATTAGAGCACTGCGTTGTTAATGCAATTGGTATCGGATCCATAATATTAATATATAAATTTTTTTTATCGAAAAACGTATCTGCAAAATCAAACCGCCCAACGAGCAGATATCGTGATATGGGCGGAGCTGATATCTTGGTTGTCCAAATGCCTCCGTCCCAGCATCAACCCTCAAGTGACCAGCTCAATTACGTGGTGAGCTGGGCTGCTGGGACATGTAGCTTATTCCACAAACACAAGGTACGGGCGTACGGCGGTAGCAAAACGACGGTTCAAGTACAATTATCCGGCCCTGACACTTAATCGAGCTTTGCTTATGTCTATCAATATAATGTAGCTAGTTGATGGAACCTTCCACGGTGGTACGCAGGGATCGATGCTAGACTAGGTCTCGGTTTCTCTAAAACGACGCCTCAAAGGTAATTGTGCATAACCATGTCGTCGTCCTATCTAGCCACGAAAGTTAGAACATAGATTTTCACCCGGAACAGTCCGATCTTCAGAATGACACAACTATAGAACCAGCATTGGCAGGTACAACCAATGAAGGTGAAGGGTAGACTTAAGATTTTCACAAACATAGACATGGAGCTTAAAAAGCACCACCAAGCTAGAACGAAGTCATCCCCTGTCGCCGCCCCCCACTTGCCGAGCTGCTGCAATTCACCAATCGTCCATCTCACATTCATCATGTGCACGGTTTTGCAACCATATGCACACAATGATTAGCGGATCATCATCTTCTTTCCATCCACTGCGACTACTCTCTAGCACAACCACCGCCGGAAGGCGATCTCGACTCAACATGAGCATGTGAGATAAAACCTTTGGAGCCTAACCGATCTTCAAGCACGACCGCCTTAACTCCCCACGTCAACACCTTGAAATCGGGCCAAGAGGTGCCGATATTTCCAAGATGGCGACAATACCACACACCCGGGAACACAACCCTTCTATGGCGCCAGCGATGCATCCACAACCAGGGTGCACCTCGTGGCAGATCAGGATGCATGAGGTGGCGTCCTTGGGCAGCACGAGCATACCAAGGTCTTGCAACGATGCTACAAGGCCTGACAGGCTGACGCATCCACACCAAGAACCACGAGGTCCGACAGGGATGACATGCCTAGTTGATATTGGATGGGATCGTTGATGCGATCTAGGGTCACCAGACGGGTCATCAGATGGGGAAGGAGAGGCAACAAGCGCCACCGTTCTCGCCCGTTGTCGCGCTCACCAGCCTCGTCGCCGTCTTCCACCATTCCTCTGCCCTATCAACTGACGTTATTCAAACCCGAACTGCGGCTCCCTACGCCTCACACCACCTAAGCGATTACCCGAGGCCCAACCGAATGATGTATAAGGACGTGCGCGTTGCCAGCCACGGACAGCCTCGAGCACCGATCACGGCACCCCCTTCCGATCGATGCAGACGCCAATACCT
Coding sequences within it:
- the LOC127339253 gene encoding F-box protein At3g07870-like, whose protein sequence is MESIAKEIVREILLKLRTWDVGRCRCVCRQWHSILTDASFVDQHVQAAHVVSGSGAEALAVTEIRGRGIGLDMVVLSASSAKPICRVTDLAPDYHCASACNGFLLLTSDDGKWQVFVCNPITGEKLKIPAPPKIKITFCETYAMGFSPSTRQYKVFRLASEKPVYWEETLYSYLDVYTLGDDAGSWRQHPQMFLNRALYDHYSPPPALVDGKLYVLTEHRDREVPHMMLVIDVASEAHYTYRLPLLEEFTREVEAEVHLFEMWGRLYVAVHFIGQHLLHFWVMPPWTNDGMLHVRWELCYTFYVDDDDIRKSHLRKRSPWHDARDGMLCYRLGDCLYKYNTTKDDQRKKKKQAGGFSEWDHRIQLPVAPLPTKQRCNFYGGYRYQRRQRARPI